The Macaca thibetana thibetana isolate TM-01 chromosome 19, ASM2454274v1, whole genome shotgun sequence genome has a segment encoding these proteins:
- the TNFSF9 gene encoding tumor necrosis factor ligand superfamily member 9: MECASDAALDPEAPWPPAPRARACRLLPWVLVAVLLLLVAACTVFLARPWAVSGAHASPGSAASPRLREGPELSPDNPAGLLDLRQGMFAQLVAQNVLLTDGPLSWYSDPGLAGVSLAEGLSYKEDTKELVVAKAGVYYVFLQLELQRVVAGEGSGSVSLALHLQPLRSAAGAAALALTVDLPSASSEARNSAFGFQGRLLHLGAGQRLGVHLHTEARACHAWQLTQGATVLGLFRVTPEVPAGLPSPRSE; the protein is encoded by the exons ATGGAATGCGCCTCTGACGCTGCCCTGGACCCCGAGGCCCCGTGGCCTCCCGCGCCCCGCGCCCGCGCCTGCCGCCTGCTGCCTTGGGTTCTGGTGGCCGTGCTGCTGCTGCTCGTTGCCGCCTGCACCGTCTTCCTCGCCCGCCCCTGGGCCGTGTCCGGGGCTCACGCCTCGCCTGGCTCCGCGGCTAGCCCGAGACTCCGCGAGGGTCCCGAGCTTTCGCCCGACAATCCCGCCGGCCTCTTGGACCTGCGGCAG GGCATGTTTGCGCAGCTGGTGGCCCAAAATG TTCTGCTGACCGATGGGCCCCTGAGCTGGTACAGCGACCCAGGCCTGGCAGGCGTGTCTCTGGCGGAGGGCCTGAGCTACAAGGAGGACACAAAGGAGCTGGTGGTGGCCAAGGCTGGCGTCTACTACGTCTTCCTGCAACTAGAGCTGCAGCGCGTGGTGGCCGGCGAGGGCTCAGGCTCCGTTTCGCTTGCGCTGCACCTGCAGCCACTGCGCTCTGCTGCTGGGGCTGCCGCCCTGGCTTTGACTGTGGACCTGCCATCCGCCTCCTCCGAGGCTCGGAACTCGGCCTTCGGTTTCCAGGGCCGCCTGCTGCACCTGGGTGCTGGCCAGCGCCTGGGTGTCCATCTGCACACTGAGGCCAGGGCATGCCATGCCTGGCAGCTTACCCAGGGCGCCACAGTCTTGGGGCTCTTCCGGGTGACCCCCGAAGTCCCAGCCGGACTCCCCTCACCGAGGTCTGAATAA